One Alligator mississippiensis isolate rAllMis1 chromosome 1, rAllMis1, whole genome shotgun sequence genomic window carries:
- the LOC132248429 gene encoding ral guanine nucleotide dissociation stimulator-like isoform X1, giving the protein MGSFGDTGRAEQEEGYGCSCIPLPSFLQRLRTREPRPRAGSQEGQEQLFDSGDWRTLQAQWRQQLQLQVMQKNVDALLEDFGNIHTFFATYRTFASPGEVLEMLLSRHGKLETLSCRGDESPDFSADSRAVLRNPIIFFLKTWLHFSPEDFKEPPKYHTLQKVIAHLNKNVPGCDVEMEAKHLLHQFQNEAENESQPGDHPVDQPGDQPKGQPGELPEVQPGKQPKGQPGEQPEDQPGDHPEGQPGALPEDQPRDLPEVQPGEQPEGQAEDQPGDQPEGQPRDQPEAHLADRPWDLPEVQPKGQPGEQPEGQPGDLPEVQPGVQPEGHPGEQQEEQPGDQPKGQLGDLHEVQPGVQPEGQPEDQPGDQPEGQPRDQPEDHLGDRPWDLPESQPGDLPRVQPKGQPRDLPGDQPRNLPQEKENEDAYIIHCSVPNSQGVVYKGILLTSQDTTRDVISKIMRKYDLDMEEAGNYQLVQVISEHKELVFPQEANVLSYMNSQGNADISQRRKPAFRASPLSAADKKKRRRLPRLFRGSRVRPE; this is encoded by the exons ggcagagcaggaggagggctatGGGTGCAGCTGCATCCCTCTGCCTTCTTTCCTCCAGCGCCTCCGCACCCGAGAGCCGAGGCCccgagcaggcagccaggaagggcaggagcagctattTGACAGCGGAGACTGGAGGACCTTGCAGGCtcaatggaggcagcagctgcagctgcag gtcatgcagaaaaatgtagatgctCTTCTGGAGGATTTTGGgaacatacatacatttttcgCAACATACAGGACCTTTGCCTCTCCTGGTGAGGTCCTAGAAAtgctcctcagcag GCATGGAAAGCTGGAGACCTTGAGCTGCAGAGGAGATGAAAGTCCAGATTTCTCAGCGGACTCCAGGGCAGTCCTCAGGAA tccaatcatcttcttcttgaaaacttggCTGCACTTCAGCCCTGAAGATTTCAAAGAGCCGCCGAAGTACCACACACTGCAGAAAGTAATAGCACACCTGAACAAGAACGTCCCTGGCTGTGACGTTGAAATGGAGGCCAAACACCTCCTCCACCAGTTTCAAAACGAAgcagaaaatgaga gccagccTGGGGACCATCCTGTGGACCAGCCAGGagaccagcccaagggccagcccgGGGAACTGCCTGAGGTCCAGCCCGGGAAGCAGCCCAaaggccagcccggggagcagccggaggaccaacctggggaccaTCCCGAGGGccagccaggggccctgcccgaggaccagcccagggacctgcccgaggtccagcctggggagcagcctgagggccaggcggaggaccaacctggggaccagcccgagggccagcccagggaccagcccgagGCCCATCTGGCGGACCGACCTTGGGACCTGCCCGAAGTCCAACCCAagggccagcctggagagcagcccgagggccagcctggggacctgcccgaggtccagcccggggtgcagcccgagggccatcccggggagcagcaggaggaacaacctggggaccagcccaagggccagctaGGGGACCTGCACGAGGTCCAGCCCGGGgtgcagcccgagggccagccagaggaccaacctggggaccagcctgagggccagcccagggaccagcctgagGACCATTTGGGGGACCGACCTTGGGATCTGCCCGAGAGCCAACCTGGGGACCTGCCCAGagtccagcccaagggccagcccagggacctgcccggGGACCAGCCCAGGAACCTGCCTCAGGAAAAG GAGAACGAAGACGCCTACATCATTCACTGCTCAGTGCCGAACAGTCAAGGTGTTGTGTACAAAGGCATtctg ttaaCGAGCCAAGACACAACTAGAGATGTGATCTCAAAAATTATGAGAAAATATGATCTGGACATGGAGGAAGCTGGAAACTACCAACTTGTGCAGGTCATTTCGGAACACAAAG agctagtcttcccacAGGAAGCAAATGTGCTTTCTTATATGAACAGCCAGGGGAACGCAGACATCAGCCAAAGAAGAAAACCAGCTTTCCGTGCCTCCCCATTGTCTGCTGCagacaagaaaaagaggaggcgcctacctcgcctctttagaggcagcagggtcagacccGAATGA
- the LOC132248429 gene encoding ral guanine nucleotide dissociation stimulator-like isoform X2: MGSFGDTGRAEQEEGYGCSCIPLPSFLQRLRTREPRPRAGSQEGQEQLFDSGDWRTLQAQWRQQLQLQVMQKNVDALLEDFGNIHTFFATYRTFASPGEVLEMLLSRHGKLETLSCRGDESPDFSADSRAVLRNPIIFFLKTWLHFSPEDFKEPPKYHTLQKVIAHLNKNVPGCDVEMEAKHLLHQFQNEAENESQPGDHPVDQPGDQPKGQPGELPEVQPGKQPKGQPGEQPEDQPGDHPEGQPGALPEDQPRDLPEVQPGEQPEGQAEDQPGDQPEGQPRDQPEAHLADRPWDLPEVQPKGQPGEQPEGQPGDLPEVQPGVQPEGHPGEQQEEQPGDQPKGQLGDLHEVQPGVQPEGQPEDQPGDQPEGQPRDQPEDHLGDRPWDLPESQPGDLPRVQPKGQPRDLPGDQPRNLPQEKNEDAYIIHCSVPNSQGVVYKGILLTSQDTTRDVISKIMRKYDLDMEEAGNYQLVQVISEHKELVFPQEANVLSYMNSQGNADISQRRKPAFRASPLSAADKKKRRRLPRLFRGSRVRPE, encoded by the exons ggcagagcaggaggagggctatGGGTGCAGCTGCATCCCTCTGCCTTCTTTCCTCCAGCGCCTCCGCACCCGAGAGCCGAGGCCccgagcaggcagccaggaagggcaggagcagctattTGACAGCGGAGACTGGAGGACCTTGCAGGCtcaatggaggcagcagctgcagctgcag gtcatgcagaaaaatgtagatgctCTTCTGGAGGATTTTGGgaacatacatacatttttcgCAACATACAGGACCTTTGCCTCTCCTGGTGAGGTCCTAGAAAtgctcctcagcag GCATGGAAAGCTGGAGACCTTGAGCTGCAGAGGAGATGAAAGTCCAGATTTCTCAGCGGACTCCAGGGCAGTCCTCAGGAA tccaatcatcttcttcttgaaaacttggCTGCACTTCAGCCCTGAAGATTTCAAAGAGCCGCCGAAGTACCACACACTGCAGAAAGTAATAGCACACCTGAACAAGAACGTCCCTGGCTGTGACGTTGAAATGGAGGCCAAACACCTCCTCCACCAGTTTCAAAACGAAgcagaaaatgaga gccagccTGGGGACCATCCTGTGGACCAGCCAGGagaccagcccaagggccagcccgGGGAACTGCCTGAGGTCCAGCCCGGGAAGCAGCCCAaaggccagcccggggagcagccggaggaccaacctggggaccaTCCCGAGGGccagccaggggccctgcccgaggaccagcccagggacctgcccgaggtccagcctggggagcagcctgagggccaggcggaggaccaacctggggaccagcccgagggccagcccagggaccagcccgagGCCCATCTGGCGGACCGACCTTGGGACCTGCCCGAAGTCCAACCCAagggccagcctggagagcagcccgagggccagcctggggacctgcccgaggtccagcccggggtgcagcccgagggccatcccggggagcagcaggaggaacaacctggggaccagcccaagggccagctaGGGGACCTGCACGAGGTCCAGCCCGGGgtgcagcccgagggccagccagaggaccaacctggggaccagcctgagggccagcccagggaccagcctgagGACCATTTGGGGGACCGACCTTGGGATCTGCCCGAGAGCCAACCTGGGGACCTGCCCAGagtccagcccaagggccagcccagggacctgcccggGGACCAGCCCAGGAACCTGCCTCAGGAAAAG AACGAAGACGCCTACATCATTCACTGCTCAGTGCCGAACAGTCAAGGTGTTGTGTACAAAGGCATtctg ttaaCGAGCCAAGACACAACTAGAGATGTGATCTCAAAAATTATGAGAAAATATGATCTGGACATGGAGGAAGCTGGAAACTACCAACTTGTGCAGGTCATTTCGGAACACAAAG agctagtcttcccacAGGAAGCAAATGTGCTTTCTTATATGAACAGCCAGGGGAACGCAGACATCAGCCAAAGAAGAAAACCAGCTTTCCGTGCCTCCCCATTGTCTGCTGCagacaagaaaaagaggaggcgcctacctcgcctctttagaggcagcagggtcagacccGAATGA